AGATACGTGGCAATTTGATACAGTTGTACACATATATGGACATTTTCCTGGACAATGTTGCCTTTCTTGGTCTTCCACCGACATTTTAGCCAAGGCAACTGACCGGGCATCTCCTGCCTCAGTAAAGCTATGGTAGCCCTGGGTTGAGGTTCGTCTGACTTGGCAGAAGAACAGGAGGttcattgtgtatttttgtgagtAGCCTGCTGAGTAGGTGCCTCTGCCAGCAGTAAGTGCAACCAACCGGCCAGGAAACCAGGCTGCCTGCTAGCCAATCACTTTACCATCTGCTGAGTTGACCTCCTCACTGTAATACTCATTCTCTAACATTATCGGGCACAATGATAATGTGCTACACTGGCAGTACGAACTGCTACAAAGTCTGAGTGAGACCATCTTGCCCCTATGCTTACTTTCCACTTCTCCattcatccaaccatccatcaatATCTCTATATCTGCCGcatccctctcttctctctccagctctccTTCTTCCTGCCTGTCTGTATCTGTCATTCATGCCAAGTGCAATCAAGTGGAGGATGTTGGACTCAGCAGGAGCTTCAGCAGGTGTTGATTCTGTGCTGAGAGCTGAATTGACGTTTCAGTTCTGGCCCTTTTCCAGGGAACTGACTTAACTATCGTCACTACAGCAGCTAATATATACATGTGCAGCCTATcagtaaaaaatgtgtttcaattAATTTTGCATGTCAAATTTCAATATTAAAGTAATAAGCAGTTCAATAACCCATATACTCTATGCAACCACACTCTCTGCTTGAGACGTGACATTTAAAAGTCTTCTCTCTGTAAGCCTGGCAGTGTATCTTCCAGTTGCTGCTCCCTTTCATAAAACCCCAGCTCTGGCTTTGGATATCTGCCGAGAACATTTCCAATCTGAGCTTGGAGGAGAAACAACTTGATTTGATTGTACAGATGACTGCAACTTCCTGTCCCATCTCGCCCCAGAGCCCCAGAGCATCGCTACGCCTGGAGAATCATCCATGCATTAAGGGGGAATTAGCCTGACAGGAGTTGGTTTCCTGTTGTCCCTGACCCGCTGCTCTCTGACTGTGTGATAATCTCATGAAGAACATTGATAATGAAAAAGTTCACACTGGCAGATTCATTACACATGCCATATGGTTCGTACTGCATGGGATGTGCACAGTGTGAGACTTAATTGCCCTAATCACGTTGCAATATGATAAGCAGATCTATAAAAAGGCAGTTCTGCAGGAAACAAATGctcagtgagtgtgtgtaatgtgtagACATGTGTTGCataatattatttcattttcaaagtgTACTTAGTCTACACATCTGTTCAGATGGATGTTTCAAATCCCCAGTAAAAGGCCAAGACTTTGCAGTGATAAAGAGACTCTGTGGGCTTACCTTGAAGGAGAGGATGCAGCCAATGAAGAGGAGGACTGCAAAAACTAGGCACATGTTGTTGGTGGACATGATGTCCTCTTTGTAAGGGAATGTCCCTGGCTGGAAGGAAGGGAtggaaattcaaataaattaaatcatgcCAAGAGTGTAATAAAAGACAGAAGTTTTAGTCCTAAATAACCAAAGAGAAATGGACTGTTATTTTACACATCATATTAAGACCTAAGTTACCATTAGATGACATGTTTTCACTGAATGTCTCTTTTTTAGCAATGTTATGAAGCACTAACCTCTGAATCTGTAGTTTAGCACTTATAGCAAACTTATTTAAGGAGGCAGATGACTACTCCTTGattcaaaatgttttgtattgtagcTTGAGACAATATTTCAAGAACAAAGGCCACGTGAATATCATGTCTTCAGCTGCCTAAAGTGGGCAAGTTATAGAGAGTTGGCACCTTTTATGTCCTTGTAGGGGACACATCAAGAGCAATTACACTATAAAAGAAACGTCATCAGATGCATCCCAAACCACCTTGCCAATCAGTTTAAGTGATCAGATAACAATATGTCTTGATGCTTGTTTACACTTGCTATTAAGTGCTGTACACTCCCAAGatgaattttaaaacaaagtgtaaataggttaaaaaaaagcttttttaaaaacacaggtCAATTAAAAGTAGGGCTGAAGGAAATTAGTTCTCACCAGCTGCTGTAGGTAGTCCTGCACCGTGTTGGGATAGACGACCACACTTATGGCTACCAGTGTGTTAAGGGCAAAGTCGAAGATTTGGTAGCAGAAGAATGGAATGATCCAGGCAGCATGTTGCTatgagaatagaatagaatagatgaaaaaactcaaaagggccggttattcctcaAAGTCAGATGTCTGTCTGAATGTTATTTATATTGCTTGCATATTTACCTTGTAAGCACCATATGTTGCCATGCCACATATTAGAATCATGAGCAGGGATATTGCAGTGGCTATGCAGATATCTGCAgaagcaaaacaaacagaacaatgtGAGAAAAGATAATCTAGTTTACCAGGAAAAGCTAAAAACGATATTTCATCGGAACTCTCAAATCCACTGACGTAATCTAAAAGtcttttgacaaaacaaaacaccttAAGTAACCTCACTAATTTTAGCATGCAATCTGCCTTGCACAAAACATGATCAGCATGTGGGTAATTGTTATGCAAGATGTGCTAAATTTGACCAAATGTAACacccctctcacattcacattacaGCTGTGAAAACTGAGTGATGGGCTTGTCCATGTCACTGAAGGACAGTAAGTAACAGGCATCCACTGACATCTAATTAAAACAGGATATCTGCATATGTGCTGTTTGGTGAAAGGGATCCCAGATCACTATGCAGCATTGGTAGTTATTGAACTTGGTATTCAGAAACATTACCGGCTGTGTAACAGTAGAATCAATGCATCCCGGGTCATTTTGATCAGCACTGTTAGCATGAAAACATAATAATCTAacaatttttatataatgtaaGCTCATAATGTAATGCTCGGTTGTACTGTTTACCATCAAGACTACTGGCTCGCCCTTACACTCAGCAACAGTGATTATAACAGGAATGATACTGTGTTAAGACCTAAGACATGATGATACCCTTCCATCTAAATCCCTTACCACACACTCTAGACACAGCCAGATGTTAACACATACTATATATAAACAATACaagcataaataaatacactgtcACCCATCACCCCACACTCGTGTCAGCCACACATCTGAGTTGCATCAAATTGCATAATTTCTCTGCACATGTCACGGTGACGTTGGATACCTGCCCATTACAAAACCTCGTCCCTTCCCACTGTTTCACAATCTTTGACTGACGCTGCACAAGCAACCATGTTTTAAGtcacgttgttttttttttttttaatccgaCAGAGAATTAGAGCAGTCGTTTTTAATCAGAGTAGCCCGTGACAGGGTCTGTGGCGTTCCAGAGGCGACTGTGATGATGATAGCTGCTGGAGGGGAAATACTGaaaatacacatgcacactgaTTTGTTCTGTATGGAGCTGAGCCTACTCAGCTATGTCTGTGCTGAGAGCAGCACTCTGGGAAAAGAAGTGGTGGGCAGAAAGAGAGGTGATTTTTACAGCTGCAGAAACTCATAGGGCTACACAGACtattcattttaatattctTAAAGATATTATTAGGGCCATGAAAATTCATATTGTCTGGGTATTTAGTTACTgtaaatttttttatattgcttCAATGTCTATTTACAGTCTTTACgtctatatattatattattgcagCTGTGTAACAGAAGCATTCAATTCAGTTAAATATGTGTGAAAATACCATGTTAtagttaaaatattcaaatatatatatatatagagagaacAATACCAGTTGGCTCTGCTCTAGAAAGAGATGAATGCAATGAGGACGACATAAGTGTCACAGCTTAaggcctttttttaatcaaaattttcaaatattttagcCATCACGTGTCACGAGggtcagacacacaaacacacacacacacacacacacacacacacacacacacacacacacacacacaatctcaaAAACTGTATACCAATGCAATAAATAGTGCAACTATATAATCTGTAATGCAAAAAACTATGGCAATAAGCCCTTAgggttttaaaaacaatttcaaaaacCTCTATATGAGTTCTTATACTAAATCAGAGAAACATTtcttaaaaatgcaattttcacAGAGAATAATAAGCAACTCAATAATCCAATCCAATATATATCACATCAAATATTTAACAATGAGAGGATTAGTAGCACTCACTTGCATCGTCCATGACATCGATGTCAGTTCCCAGCTCAGAGCTGGTAAGGTGGTAGCGGTATTGAACTGGGTCATTGAGTGCCGACAACAAGATGAGTAGGACCACCGCATTGATGAGCTGTGGTGGAATTAGgatcaatattaatattacatttcCATAGCAGAATGAAAGTGGGTTAACCTTCAGTagaagtttttttctgtgtgggaTGAAAGTAATTCAAATGGAAAGGAATTTGAGATGAGGCAAAAATTATTTGATAaggttttttaatttagtttctgTTTATGATATGATACAAGCCAGCTGCTGAGTGTGGTATACTGGACAAAACTCCCAATGaagctttatgaaatattgagTTGGTCAGCAGACcacttgaaattattttttaaattgagaatataaagtataaaatacaCATCACAAGTTCAGAGGGCCTAATGCCACATCTTCCAAAATCCAAATGCATTTCATTCACAATAACatagaaactgtaaaataatgGTGAAAAGCATCAAATCATTAGATACGTGGCTAAAAAGATTATTTATCAAATTCTTGGCcaattgtttcagctctaattTTGATATATGAGACTGGTGAACTGCTGGACGTGTTCAGTACAGCATCTCTGCTACCAAGAGTGATTACAAAATGAGCCATATAACGTTAATTATGTCACTGTCTGCCAAACATTGTATGGAGGTAACTATTGAACATAATCGGTTGTTTATTGTGGCCTTGGCTCGATTTGACGACATTTACTCCATTAGTAGTAGGGTCACAAAGACAGGGGGGACTAACGCTTACGAAAGGTCAGGGATTTAATGGGCTTAGTGAACTATGTTTAAAACTTTTGGTTATCCCGTGGGTAAAAAACAGAAGCTAAATCTAAATTTAACCAGTGCTTATGTAGGACAAACGGTGTCTGGCCGGTGAGGTTTAAATTTCAGCACTACAAAGTGTAACCGACATTAACCCTATgaagcctgaaccattaaataattgccagaaaattcttcttttttttaaactggagagtttattgaacctgctgacagataattttaaaaaattccaaaaacaatacggatatatgattctaagttgtatcatatttgatacatcagttctttttgtgcaatttgttgctcacagtttgtttttcttgaactaacaaaaacatataaaacccaacatttttaaccttttaaggctttactttcttttaacattttcctcaaacatgcaaaatatttttttccatataacacaacatcatacatctgctgatatgaagttttcacgcagcaatgactgatccaccagtggaacctgcatataaattttgctatatcttgtatttttgtgcaatttgttgctcatttttttcttcttcaacacatgtatacatcaggtttttcaggaaaaaaatatcacactgatgatgtataggtctcaaaaacttgtgtatcaaatatgatacacttggctttatagggttaacgtAATAGAAAAACATAACGCCTACAAACTGAAGCTGCTCATGTATTTTGTTATATGCTaacatttgattaaaaatatatctttacaGCCAATAAATACGCCTCTAATAGGAATGGTGGTGGTAAATTAACTAGCATTGTAGTTTAAATGTGTTACAATGCTCTATAAACTGAAGACATCCTTAAAATGGCAAATCAcgaatgaaaaacaaatgaaaaacaggaGTAGCCAGCTCACTTACGTATTGCTGTAAAACTAAATTAACGTCCATCAAATATGTCATCTTACATGACATATATTTGTGGAGATTCAGGTCTGACATCGTGTGAAAAATCTCACTCACCATGTACCATATTCCCAGAATAATGGTGCCCGTTCGTACATGGCAGCACAGGCAGCAGCTCGTCGAGTACCACCGGTCCCACGGCGAAATCATTGTTTATCCTGCTGTGGATTACAAGTTATTTCATGAATGCCCCCGAAAATGAGTTATTCAAAGCGACTATGTGCTAAAAAGATGGAGTAGTTAGGCGTCCTTGGTGCTCGGACCGCCACATCCAGAGTCTGTCGGAGGCGAACAGAGAGCCTAATCTGGCTCATCCCGGAGTCACGTGACCAGAGGAGGATTTGACCGAGACCAGAGGGATGGATGCAAAACGCTTCATAATCACACAAATACTTCACTTCAGCTCCTACATGATGAGCtgtttcaaaccttttttttttttttgacatttatttttattgagcgcTGATAGTACAGaacatgtacaaaaatacaacattcacaaaagaaaacttgGACCAATGCTCacataattttttgttttttgtatgaattacccccccccccctcccaaaaaaaaacaacaacaacaaacaaacaaaaaaagaaaaaaaaagaaacaagaaacaaaaccaaaacaaaacatgaaggACACTGTATGcattgcaataacaataatacttatacttatagtaaggaaaaacaatatgaaaaaaaacaaaacaacctagACTCACCATTGCTGATGTCGTGTACTACACACTACAGTTCACATGGATGAATGTCACAAGTGTAAATGCAAATGCTAGAGGGCTGCTAAGTGGCTTTAAGTGGGTTTCAAACCTTTTTAATCATGGCTTTTATTTAGAGGCAGGGGGTAAACGGACTGATTTGGCCAAATTGACTGATTTCATGAAGAAAccctcaaagtgtgtgtcaaaacattaacacattttcCCAGCCTTATTTAATAGTCATTGGTGGAAGTAAAAGTAATCCTTGAGTGAAAAAATActtgcacaacatataaacaccttctaatggaCAACATgggacaaaaatgacccacattcatttcccatgttatttcatgctggctgtgtgtttgaatatcttttttttttttactacaacagatcattatatccattttcctttcatactttatgatgAAAAATAGTTAtgacatcaagtttacacacatgggtcaaaaatgaccttgtgcattagaagcatagtgatacaaaaaagggtttttattcaaagagtaagaaatgaaaacaaaaaattaggacgtatgatgatcagaaacaagttaattgagggaaacctggaatactgaatgatgaaattaatttattgcaatgataaagaatataaaaacgtagtcgggtcactttagacccatgttgtgcatcaaagtaTTAAGTCTTACCTCTTTTTTTAGgggaatgtaaaaaaaatatgtaaaattaaattttcagtttttcttctgGTTTATATAACTTTTATACTTGCATCTGACATAATCGCAGAGGCCATATTCTGACAGCACTGGTTAGAAAGATGTATGTTACTTTATTCTTCATCAAAGGGTTGATAAAATACAtgcatttaacacaaaaaagaccaaaaataggaaaaaaatggcTTCGACCTAATTTCCCAGCCTTATTTGgccatcagtggtggaagatgaATTTAAATCttctactgaagtaaaagtaatcctagagtgtaaaaatactttgttaCAAGTTGATTTCACCCTGATTGTAAAGCTATAAAagatattttcaaatattttctgTGATTGTAACATTTCTGTGAAATATATAACCTTTTTATACATTCATCTGACATTACTGTATTCTGTATTCTGACAGCACtgattttcctaaaaaaaagatgtatattattttattctgcatcaaagggttgagGAAATACATGCATTCAATACAAAAAAGACCAGCTGACCAAAAATAGGGAAAATGGCTTTGAccataaagggttaacacaTTTTCCCTCTTCTGAAGTAAACGTAATGCTAGAGTGTAAAAATCTGTTGTTACAATTCCTGCATTCAGATAAGATATAAGTTAAGATAAAAGCCATGTAAGTATTTTATAAATTTGCTTGAACATTATTGCCTGTCTGTATCTTAAGCTGTTGTGATgactgaatttccccactgcgggataaataaagtcttacaATAATAAGTCTCTAATAATAATcaataggctactcattatgcTGAATGGCTAATTTCAGAATCAcacatattataataatatattatattttttgttgcattaatatgcataattatattaattactttatgTCCTGCTGGGTATCTAGAAATCCTCAGCAATCTGAGAGGGTGAAAtcactttttttggtgatttaagTGCTCGCTTGGAGTCAGAACCAAAACTAGCTGGGGGTGACTGAGTGCAgagtttttgtttctgttgttcacTCCCCTtttcaaaaaactgaaaaaaagaacaagtttGCACATCAAAGAAAATCCCATGAATTTTGGCAAATGTAGCCCTGAACATGCCCTGAAAACATTTCCTGACATTCTTTTTCAGTGATTAAACGAAAGGATTTAACCTAACCTTGCCAGTGGAAGCTGTTCTTTTTCCTCTCTAGTTCAGGGCTGGATTATGGACCTTGATCAAACCTTGATTCGTTTTGTGCATCAGGAGAAAATGCCCTCCTGATGCACAGTATCACCTAACCCACAAGTGTCTGCAAGTGGCTGCTGTTAAGacaaaattcattttaaaacccttCCTTATTTGAGCGGATATTGTGCTTATATGGGACAGCcgacatatcttttttttttatgagtcattaaaaatgtattgaggCATACATTGAACTAGCATAGAAACACTGGGCAAAGTGCACATAGGGGAGAAGGAACAGAGAGTTAATGGGGGTTCTAACGGGTCATTTTTGCTCCAGGGCCCCTAGCAGGTCAATCTGGCTCTGCTCCACTGCAGCTGTTGTGTGACATCCTATTAAAATTATTACAATTAGTGTCATGTTAATGTCTATTCTTGAAAAGAGGTGATTCACATAGTGAGACACAATGAGATGTCACAAAAGAGCAGTTTTCTTCTACTTTTTAAGAACTGCCTCAAACTCAATAAAATGGCCAAAGATTGAATTGCTCTGCTTCAGTGTTTCATTTCATGTcagtttgtctttctgtctgtgcaAACATCCTGGATCAAGCCTGACAGATGGGACAGTGACCACAGCTCTAAGCTCTGGTGGGCGGGCCGCATCATCGTCACATTAGGGGATTTTCCTCTCCAACCTTGACTTAATACTGACCAGACTGCCACCTCTTTAAATGCTGGAACGCAATctgaagaaaacaaatcaaGCTGATggtccatttttccagccttaAAGACTTTCCATGGAACATTCACAAAGTATTTGAAATATGAAACAGGAGTATTTATATAGGTGTAGAGCTCTGACATACAGAAGtgatcaaaataatagcagtccaatgtgacgaaccagattaatccaggtttttagtatatttattattgcttcatggcaaacaaggtaccagtaggtgcagtagattctcagaaaaccaacaagacccagcatttgtgatatgcacgctcttaagactgtgcaattgggcaattagttgaaagagtgtgttaaaaaaaattgcagtgtgacattcaatcagtgaggtcatcaattctgtgaaaaaacaggtgtgaatcaggtggcctctatttaagaatcaagccagcacttgttgaacatgcatttctctttgaaagcctgaggaaaatgggttgttgaagacattgttcagaagaacagcgtactttgattaaaaagttgattggagaggggaaaacttataaagaggtgcaaacaattataggctgttcagctaaaatgatctccaatgctttataatggagagcaaaaccagagacacctggcagaaaatggaagacaaccatcaaaatggatggaagaataagcagaatggcaaaggctcagccaatgatcagctccaggaagGTCAAAGACactctggagttacctgtaagtgctgtgacagttagaagacgtctgtgtgaaactaatctatttacaagaatccagcgcaaagtccctctgttaaaaaaaaggcatgtgcagaagaggtatcaatttgccaaagagcacatcaactggcctaaagagaaatggaggaacattttgtggactgatgagagtaaaattgttctttttgggtccaagggccgcagacagtttgtgagacgagccccaaactctgaattcaagccacagtacacagtgaagacagtgaagcatcatgatatgggcatgtttctctactatggtgttgggcctatttatctcataacagggatcatggatcagtttgcatatgtcaaaatacttgaagaggtcatgttgccttatgctgaagaggtcatgcccttgaaatgggtgtttcaacaagacaatgagcccaaacacactagtaaaccagcaaaatcttggttccaaaccaacaacattgatgttatggagtggaccttaatccaattgagaacttgtggggtgacatcaaaaatgctgtttctgaagcaaaaccaagaaatgtaaatgaattgatgaatgttgttagagaatcttggagtggaataacagctgaaaggagctccatgccacacagatgtgaagcagttataaaaaaactgtggtcatacaactaaatattagtttagtgattcacaggattgctaaatcctagaaacaaaaaagttttacaaaatagttttgagtttgtaaagtcaatggcagacactgctatttttttgaacacacccctttcaactaattgcccaattacACAGctttaagagcgtgcatatcactaatgctgggtcttgttggttttctgagaatctactgcacctactggtgccttgtttgccatgtagcaataaaaaatatactaaaaacctggattaatctggttagtcacattggactgctattattttgaacactaccgTAATGGCTGGACATACAAAACCttataaggtttttttttcagtcaatatATATGAACAACCGATTTGTTAGTTTAGCTAAATGATGCCACCACACTTAACTGACTTGTTTAGCAGAGCACTGTGAAGCCTGTGGGTTTCAGACACGGGGACTTTGGAtggatctttttttaaaacagcattaGAGAGTGATTTTCATAGCAGAGCTTTGAGCAACTGCAGTACCATCCATTAGAGAGTGACCTTCACTATAAATATGTCTGCCTTTGATATGCACAAACGAGAAAAATAAGTACAACAATCCTCTGGCATTGGCAGGGAGGAATAATAAAAACGTGACATCCCTCTGAAGTGAATGTGAATGGACAGAGAGCCAGAGATTGTGAGAGATTAAAAACTGGTAAATCCTAAATGAACTGAGAGATAAGAGGTGGAGAGACTGATGAGACGAAGGAGGTCAGGCTCTGTAGGCGTGCCATGCGACTGCCTCTCTGCACTGACTGAGCCAGCGGTTTGGCCTCAGGAGGGTCAATGCAACTCGGGTCTATCACAGGCCTGGCTGCTGCTGACACAGATTTGCACCGTGACATAGTGGATCCTCATTGTATTAAACACAGATTTGGGATTAGTTTgacagaaaacatgaaaacaagatggcagtgGACTGGGAAAAAGCACAGTTTATATCCGTATTGCTTGTATGGGATTCTGTTGGAAGAATATGCCTCTAACTCGTACTTTAAGGGTTTTTTTGGGGGCCACTTTTGAAACGGCAAAACCTCCAGAAACTGCATCTGGACAACTGCTGCTATGCCACTGCTACAGCAGTATGAACCCAAAAATTAACAGATTTTGctgcaataaatggatcaaaattATACTGAAATAACTAGATCACAATGCCAATGTGTAAAAAGCCTTAATTCATGCTTAATTTGTGCTTTTTGCACGACAGATGTTAGTGGTAAGCACTCTAAccagggtcgctggttcgactccaGCCTGCGGCTTCTCCGCGTGttagcgtgggttctcaccaggtactccagattcctcccacagtccaaaaaacatgcacttaagtttaattgg
This genomic interval from Centropristis striata isolate RG_2023a ecotype Rhode Island chromosome 14, C.striata_1.0, whole genome shotgun sequence contains the following:
- the laptm4b gene encoding lysosomal-associated transmembrane protein 4B, whose amino-acid sequence is MISPWDRWYSTSCCLCCHVRTGTIILGIWYMLINAVVLLILLSALNDPVQYRYHLTSSELGTDIDVMDDANICIATAISLLMILICGMATYGAYKQHAAWIIPFFCYQIFDFALNTLVAISVVVYPNTVQDYLQQLPGTFPYKEDIMSTNNMCLVFAVLLFIGCILSFKAYLIGCVWNCYRYVSGRGTTEVLVYVTTNDTTVLLPPYEEAIAIPPKEPPPQYMEA